Proteins encoded together in one Carya illinoinensis cultivar Pawnee chromosome 3, C.illinoinensisPawnee_v1, whole genome shotgun sequence window:
- the LOC122305499 gene encoding nuclear transcription factor Y subunit B-3-like: MADSDNESGGHNNANGDFASREQDRFLPIANVSRIMKKALPANAKISKDAKETVQECVSEFISFITGEASDKCQREKRKTINGDDLLWAMTTLGFEEYVEPLKIYLQKYREMEGEKSSVGSRPGEKDGGGGSGGGGAAAGGGGSGGAVSSASSGGAAGFNGVGGVYGGMYGGVMGGHHHGHMYGSGGFHHVGDIGGGVVGKDGSGGGGGGGGSIVRSR; this comes from the coding sequence ATGGCTGATTCGGACAACGAATCAGGGGGGCACAACAACGCGAACGGCGACTTCGCGTCTCGAGAGCAAGACCGGTTCCTGCCAATCGCTAACGTGAGCAGAATCATGAAGAAGGCATTGCCCGCAAACGCCAAAATCTCAAAGGACGCTAAGGAAACCGTGCAGGAATGTGTGTCGGAGTTTATCAGCTTTATAACTGGCGAGGCCTCGGATAAATGTCAGAGGGAGAAGAGGAAGACGATCAATGGGGATGATTTGCTCTGGGCGATGACTACTCTGGGGTTTGAGGAGTATGTGGAGCCGCTGAAGATATATCTGCAGAAGTATAGGGAGATGGAGGGGGAGAAGAGCTCGGTGGGGTCCCGACCGGGGGAAAAGGATGGTGGCGGTGGTTCCGGTGGTGGTGGGGCAGCGGCGGGAGGTGGAGGGAGTGGTGGGGCGGTGAGCTCGGCAAGTAGTGGTGGTGCTGCTGGGTTTAATGGGGTTGGGGGAGTCTATGGTGGGATGTATGGGGGGGTCATGGGTGGTCATCATCATGGACACATGTACGGCTCTGGTGGGTTTCATCATGTGGGTGATATTGGTGGTGGTGTTGTCGGGAAAGATGGTTCaggcggcggcggcggcggtGGAGGGTCCATCGTGAGGTCAAGGTAG
- the LOC122305498 gene encoding nitrile-specifier protein 5 yields MAVAQGKWVKLDEHGTGPGARSSHAIAIVGQKAYVFGGEFKPRVPVDNKLHVFDLETLTWSVAECTGDVPPPRVGVTMAAVRKTIYVFGGRDSEHNELNELYSFDTCKNKWTLLSSGDIGPTHRSYHSTTADDRHVYIFGGCGVAGRLKDLWAYDTVDQKWVKYPAPGDGFKGRGGPGLAVAQGKIWVVYGFAGVEMDDVHYFDPVRGEWAQVETTGEKPTARSVFSTVGIGKYIFIYGGEVDPSDQGHMGAGKFAGEVYALDTETLVWKRWDDGPKSGDHPGPRGWCAFATGHRDGKEGLLVYGGNSPSNDRLGDLFFFTP; encoded by the exons ATGGCCGTGGCTCAAGGCAAATGGGTCAAG CTTGATGAACATGGTACTGGGCCCGGAGCCAGAAGCTCACATGCCATTGCCATAGTTGGACAAAAGGCCTATGTTTTTGGTGGTGAATTCAAGCCACGTGTCCCGGTCGACAACAAGCTCCACGTCTTTGATCTTGAAACCCTAACGTGGTCTGTTGCAGAGTGCACGGGGGATGTCCCACCACCACGTGTCGGTGTCACAATGGCAGCTGTTAGAAAAACTATCTATGTGTTTGGTGGTAGGGACAGTGAACATAACGAGCTGAATGAGCTCTACTCCTTTGACACCTGCAAAAATAAGTGGACACTACTCTCTAGCGGAGACATCGGCCCCACTCACCGAAGCTACCACTCTACGACGGCCGATGATCGACATGTATACATCTTTGGTGGCTGTGGGGTGGCCGGTCGACTTAAAGACCTATGGGCATATGATACTGTTGATCAAAAGTGGGTCAAATATCCGGCCCCAGGAGACGGATTCAAGGGTAGAGGTGGGCCTGGGCTGGCCGTGGCCCAAGGAAAAATATGGGTTGTGTATGGTTTTGCTGGAGTGGAAATGGATGACGTACACTACTTTGATCCAGTACGTGGAGAATGGGCCCAAGTCGAGACAACTGGTGAAAAACCTACGGCTCGCAGTGTATTTTCAACAGTCGGGATTggaaaatacatatttatatatggtgGGGAAGTAGACCCTAGTGACCAAGGCCACATGGGTGCCGGTAAATTTGCTGGCGAGGTTTATGCATTGGACACAGAGACATTAGTGTGGAAACGATGGGATGATGGACCGAAATCGGGTGATCATCCTGGGCCTCGCGGTTGGTGTGCGTTCGCAACTGGTCACCGGGATGGAAAGGAGGGACTTTTGGTGTATGGTGGCAATTCACCAAGCAATGATAGGCTTGgtgatcttttctttttcactcctTGA
- the LOC122305497 gene encoding nudix hydrolase 2-like produces MSFKFGWVYKLVWYKMQRLRATAIRLYSYHLGKKTLLASSFAVPPLSKRPRLCDRFPSLIRNMSTSVSTSGAKEFVVSENTFQQEVLLSSVGDLHGGVVVNAEQPLDSMVFAPMLKASISHWTQQGKRGVWIKLPIQQANLVEAAVKEGFRYHHAEPDYLMLVYWIPETTDMLPANASHRVGIGAFVMNSQREVLVVQEKNGQFKGTGLWKFPTGVVEEGEDICTAAIREVKEETGIETEFVEVLAFRQSHKSFFRKSDLFFVCMLQPHSFDIQKQTSEIEAAQWMPFEDYAAQPFVREHEMFNYVAKISKAKSENDDDVAGFSPLSTTTSTGKKCSLYFSRDLKHLVTRDSKQRQEG; encoded by the exons ATGTCTTTCAAATTCGGTTGGGTTTATAAACTTGTTTGGTATAAAATGCAGAGGTTAAGAGCCACAGCCATCAGACTCTATTCGTATCATTTGGGTAAAAAGACCCTTCTGGCTTCTTCATTTGCAGTCCCTCCACTTTCAAAGAGGCCTCGTCTTT GTGATAGATTTCCGTCCTTGATTAGAAACATGTCGACTTCAGTAAGTACTTCAGGCGCGAAGGAATTTGTGGTGTCTGAAAATACTTTTCAACAGGAGGTTTTACTAAGTTCAGTTGGTGATTTACATGGAGGAGTTGTTGTAAACGCGGAGCAGCCTTTGGATTCTATGGTCTTTGCTCCAATGCTTAAAGCTTCAATATCACACTGGACGCAACAG GGGAAGAGGGGTGTTTGGATCAAATTGCCGATCCAACAGGCTAATCTTGTTGAAGCTGCAGTTAAG GAAGGATTTAGGTATCACCACGCTGAACCAGATTACTTAATGCTTGTATATTGGATCCCTGAAACTACTGACATGCTTCCTGCAAATGCTTCACATCGAGTGGGTATTGGTGCTTTTGTCATGAACAGTCAAAGAGag GTGCTTGTAGTTCAGGAGAAAAATGGGCAATTCAAAGGAACAGGTCTGTGGAAATTTCCCACTGGTGTTGTTGAGGAG GGCGAGGATATTTGTACAGCTGCAATTAGGGAAGTTAAAGAAGAGACAGGG ATTGAGACAGAATTCGTGGAAGTCTTAGCATTCAG GCAAAGCCACAAATCATTCTTCAGAAAATCAGATTTGTTCTTTGTCTGCATGTTACAACCACACTCCTTTGACATCCAGAAGCAGACTTCGGAGATTGAAGCAGCCCAG TGGATGCCATTTGAGGACTATGCAGCTCAGCCTTTTGTCCGAGAACACGAGATGTTCAATTATGTTGCCAAAATATCAAAAGCAAAATCAGAGAATGATGATGACGTTGCTGGTTTTTCTCCGCTGTCTACTACTACGTCTACTGGCAAAAAATGCTCTCTCTACTTCAGTAGGGATCTGAAACACCTGGTGACTCGAGATAGTAAGCAACGTCAGGAAGGCTGA
- the LOC122305500 gene encoding disease resistance protein RPM1-like, translating to MADGAVNFLLDKLTTILQQKVSLLGDARDEIEEIKLELESMRSFLRDAERRMERSESVGTWVKQVREVAYEVEDIIDEFIHLKERNKHKSGFKGIAEDIVNFHKNITSRYQISSKLPKIKAKVKEISERSKRYGFDKLDELTSNNMVDENWQHYGESSLFIDEEEIVGMEESTEQMLGWLLEDEERRAIISIVGMGGLGKTTMVTRMYNDQRIKGHFDCCAWISVSQTYGINELLRSMVKEFFEAKQVQLPSNFGSMNTMNLMAMLIDYLHQKRYVVVLDDVWTIDLWSIIRCAFPNNKLGSRIILTTRDENVATSVGVGFRVHRLKPLGENDAWTLFCKKAFWNEPGSCCPAELQQLAQDIMKKCEGLPLAIVAIGGLMCSRSKTVGEWKKVKESLNWQLSNNPVLEKVKRILLLSFKDLPFYLKHCFLYCCVFHYGYQIKRKKLIRLWVAEGFIKERKGMTMEEVAEEYLTDLIFRSMIQVIETNAAGRVKTCRVHDVMRELAMATSEKQNFCIAYDGRESRLEGKFHHLSVYDRGESIRLSSNMSHHLRSFFVFKTDMCTSFSLDSVSSKFKLLRVLELQGVPIETIPGTLVWLFNLRYLNLRDTKISELPKSMERLQNLQTLDVRNTNVRRLPSGISKLPRLRHLYMCCNNGQNYEKPNHLNSRQGPAGIWNIECLQTLACIEAEEELILKVGNLTELRRLEITRLRTVDGPKLCTSIQKIENLLRLSVVASTEEELQLEALSLPPPFLQKLELVGKLNRLPHWIRSLANLTHLNLSLSCLQDDIISDLRLLSTLVFLELKKAYRGKLLHFKVGWFPKLNKLSFVELAQLDSLVLEEGALPTIRELKLICCPKLKTLPQGIEYLTSLKKLHSEEMPEEFMGRLRRYESRPSKGTTHIAKVVRL from the exons ATGGCAGATGGTGCTGTAAACTTCCTACTTGATAAACTAACAACTATCCTACAGCAAAAGGTATCACTGCTAGGAGATGCTCGTGATGAAATTGAAGAGATCAAGCTTGAATTAGAGAGCATGAGATCATTCTTAAGAGATGCAGAAAGAAGAATGGAGAGAAGTGAATCAGTGGGAACTTGGGTGAAACAAGTAAGAGAAGTTGCGTATGAAGTTGAGGATATTATAGATGAGTTCATACATCTCAAAGAGAGGAACAAGCATAAAAGTGGTTTCAAGGGTATTGCGGAAGACATTGTCAACTTCCACAAGAACATCACTTCAAGATATCAGATTTCTTCAAAGCTTCCAAAGATCAAAGCTAAGGTGAAGGAGATCTCGGAGAGAAGCAAGAGGTATGGTTTTGATAAACTTGACGAATTAACAAGTAATAATATGGTCGACGAAAACTGGCAGCACTATGGAGAATCTTCACTCTTTATTGATGAAGAGGAGATAGTAGGAATGGAAGAAAGCACAGAACAAATGCTAGGATGGTTACTGGAGGATGAAGAACGCCGGGCAATTATTTCAATTGTGGGAATGGGTGGTCTAGGTAAGACCACTATGGTTACAAGAATGTACAATGACCAAAGAATAAAGGGGCACTTTGATTGCTGTGCATGGATATCTGTGTCCCAAACATATGGCATCAACGAGCTACTAAGAAGCATGGTCAAAGAATTTTTTGAGGCAAAGCAAGTACAGCTACCAAGTAACTTCGGATCGATGAACACAATGAATCTCATGGCAATGCTCATTGACTACTTGCATCAGAAGAGATATGTTGTTGTTTTGGATGATGTATGGACCATAGATCTCTGGAGTATCATAAGATGTGCTTTTCCAAACAATAAACTTGGTAGCAGAATTATCCTCACAACGAGAGATGAGAATGTAGCTACATCTGTAGGAGTAGGTTTCCGGGTTCATCGTCTTAAGCCCCTTGGAGAGAATGATGCTTGGACCCTCTTCTGTAAGAAGGCATTTTGGAATGAACCAGGTAGCTGCTGTCCCGCAGAACTGCAACAATTGGCTCAAGACATCATGAAGAAATGTGAAGGCTTGCCACTAGCTATAGTGGCGATTGGAGGTCTCATGTGTTCAAGAAGCAAGACGGTTGGGGAATGGAAGAAAGTTAAAGAAAGTCTCAACTGGCAACTTAGCAATAATCCGGTGCTGGAAAAAGTGAAACGAATCTTGTTATTGAGTTTCAAAGATTTACCCTTCTATCTAAAGCACTGTTTCTTGTATTGCTGCGTATTTCATTATGGTTACCAGATCAAGAGGAAGAAGCTGATTCGGCTCTGGGTAGCGGAAGGGTtcatcaaagaaagaaaagggatGACTATGGAGGAGGTAGCAGAGGAGTACCTAACTGATCTAATTTTTCGAAGCATGATTCAGGTCATAGAGACAAATGCTGCTGGGAGGGTGAAGACTTGTCGAGTGCATGATGTTATGCGCGAACTGGCTATGGCGACATCGGAGAAACAGAATTTCTGTATAGCATATGATGGGCGTGAATCAAGACTAGAAGGAAAATTCCATCACTTATCAGTATATGATAGAGGTGAAAGCATCCGACTGAGCAGTAACATGTCACACCATCTTCGTTCTTTCTTTGTCTTTAAGACAGATATGTGCACCTCATTCTCTTTGGATTCAGTATCATCCAAATTCAAATTGCTAAGGGTCCTTGAACTACAAGGAGTTCCGATTGAAACAATACCAGGCACTTTGGTCTGGTTGTTCAATTTGAGGTACTTGAACTTGAGAGATACCAAGATTAGCGAGCTTCCCAAGTCAATGGAAAGGCTGCAGAATCTACAAACCCTGGATGTTCGAAATACTAATGTGAGAAGGCTCCCAAGTGGAATATCAAAGCTACCAAGATTGAGACATCTATACATGTGTTGCAACAATGGTCAGAATTATGAAAAACCCAATCATCTTAACAGCAGACAGGGTCCAGCGGGAATATGGAATATTGAATGCCTACAAACTCTAGCATGCATTGAAGCAGAGGAAGAATTGATCCTGAAAGTTGGAAACTTGACTGAGCTTAGAAGGCTGGAGATCACAAGGCTTAGAACTGTCGATGGACCAAAGTTGTGCACTTCCATTCAAAAGATTGAGAACCTCCTCCGTTTAAGTGTCGTGGCAAGTACTGAGGAAGAACTTCAGTTGGAAGCTTTGTCTCTGCCACCCCCGTTTCTTCAGAAATTGGAATTGGTTGGGAAGCTAAATAGGTTGCCCCACTGGATTAGGTCCTTAGCAAACCTCACTCATCTGAATTTAAGTTTGTCTTGTCTCCAAGATGATATAATTTCCGATCTCCGTCTACTGTCTACTCTAGTTTTTCTTGAACTCAAGAAGGCCTACAGAGGGAAGCTCTTGCACTTTAAGGTGGGATGGTTTCCTAAACTAAACAAACTAAGTTTTGTGGAGCTTGCACAATTAGATAGTCTAGTACTGGAAGAGGGAGCATTGCCCACCATTCGAGAGTTAAAACTAATTTGTTGTCCAAAGCTAAAAACGTTGCCTCAGGGCATTGAATATCTGACCAGCCTCAAGAAGTTGCATTCGGAGGAAATGCCAGAAGAATTCATGGGAAGGCTGCGGAGATACGAATCAAGACCAAGCAAAGGTACCACACATATAGCAAAG GTTGTGAGGTTGTAA